In the Pseudodesulfovibrio senegalensis genome, one interval contains:
- a CDS encoding MATE family efflux transporter, with the protein MPIISFAVQPFFKREKMPSDFAAQMAQSPYRTIWKLTWPQILMMVFHFFIGVADVWVAGKISREVQASLGIITQSLFFMLVVAVALANGAVAAISQSEGAGLHKRVQRYIGLCVLLGLLMGTLFMFLCLPIKDLLLTALQVPAEMRSVTDYFFQVYLYVLPPYFMLIITNAVFRARKRVMQPLYCMVIVTTANTYLDLGLGLGWFGLPEIGFKGLAWATFGSVTAGAVFNLIVLFMRGDLGKGTLAPWRWIKKAMPYVVRVSWPAGLFQIVWHSGYLVLYAITASLPQGRIDALAGMAIGLRIESFLFLPAFAFNMTASILTGHYLGARQADEARRFGLRILGIGEIFIILFAMVLWQFMQPAVDIFTLDPAVGAQAMDYLWWNVLAIPFTLASMILAGALNGAGATLWNMLIMGGATWFLRLPLAYMLGHEVMMVSTGIWIAMLCSQVVQSSTLLYVFKFRNWPKFAMFKDRNARITPNGA; encoded by the coding sequence TTCTTCATCGGTGTGGCCGACGTGTGGGTGGCCGGAAAGATCAGCCGCGAAGTTCAGGCCTCGCTCGGAATCATTACACAATCCCTGTTCTTCATGCTCGTTGTAGCCGTAGCCCTTGCCAATGGCGCGGTCGCGGCCATCAGCCAATCCGAAGGAGCAGGACTACACAAACGAGTCCAGCGCTATATCGGCCTCTGCGTTTTGCTCGGCTTGCTCATGGGAACCCTGTTCATGTTTTTATGCCTGCCGATCAAGGACCTGTTACTCACCGCATTGCAGGTTCCGGCAGAAATGCGCTCGGTCACCGACTACTTCTTTCAGGTCTACCTGTATGTGCTGCCCCCCTATTTCATGCTCATCATTACCAATGCCGTATTCCGCGCACGCAAACGCGTAATGCAACCCCTGTACTGCATGGTCATCGTGACCACAGCCAACACCTATCTGGATCTCGGATTGGGGCTGGGGTGGTTCGGTCTTCCGGAAATAGGCTTCAAGGGCCTGGCTTGGGCCACCTTCGGATCAGTGACGGCCGGCGCCGTCTTCAACCTGATCGTTCTCTTCATGCGGGGTGATCTCGGGAAAGGAACGCTTGCGCCATGGCGCTGGATAAAAAAAGCCATGCCCTACGTGGTCCGCGTATCCTGGCCCGCAGGGCTGTTTCAGATAGTCTGGCACTCCGGCTATCTCGTGCTCTATGCCATCACCGCCAGCCTGCCGCAGGGCAGAATAGACGCGCTGGCTGGCATGGCCATCGGGCTGCGCATTGAGTCGTTTCTCTTTTTGCCGGCGTTTGCCTTCAACATGACCGCCAGCATACTGACAGGACACTACCTCGGAGCACGGCAGGCAGATGAAGCCCGGCGCTTCGGGTTGCGCATACTGGGCATCGGTGAAATCTTCATCATTCTTTTCGCCATGGTGCTCTGGCAATTCATGCAGCCCGCCGTGGACATCTTCACCCTTGATCCGGCCGTGGGCGCTCAAGCCATGGATTACCTGTGGTGGAACGTGCTGGCCATCCCCTTCACTCTGGCCAGCATGATACTGGCCGGAGCGCTCAACGGAGCCGGAGCCACCCTATGGAACATGCTCATCATGGGCGGCGCAACATGGTTCCTGCGCCTGCCTCTGGCCTACATGCTCGGCCATGAGGTCATGATGGTTTCCACAGGCATATGGATCGCCATGCTCTGTTCGCAGGTGGTGCAATCCTCCACACTGCTTTATGTTTTCAAATTCAGGAACTGGCCGAAATTCGCCATGTTCAAAGACCGCAACGCAAGGATAACCCCAAATGGCGCTTGA
- a CDS encoding DUF2156 domain-containing protein codes for MALDFTPVSLERQEEYSAALNGCPQLMTSDFAFANVWGWAEYYQLEWAFHNGLVWIRQNYPETACWAPVGPWDEYDWAKCTAMRDCSKYIRIPDYLATIWKKAFGDKATFNEKRGQWDYVYSVEELIALRGKAFHKKKNLLNQFKKKYDWEYTPMDTECVEEVLDMQAEWIRWFEENNPSEALVAENTAIKRVLTNLDRIGNLRGATLRVDGKVIAYTVAEPLCDDTVVIHFEKGNIAYKGVYQAINQMFLENQGTEFTNVNREQDLDDEGLRKAKLSYNPSFFLKKHEAFIE; via the coding sequence ATGGCGCTTGATTTCACACCCGTAAGCCTCGAACGGCAAGAGGAATACAGTGCGGCCCTGAACGGATGCCCGCAACTCATGACCTCGGACTTCGCCTTTGCCAATGTCTGGGGATGGGCCGAATACTATCAATTGGAATGGGCCTTTCACAACGGACTGGTCTGGATTCGACAAAACTATCCGGAGACCGCCTGCTGGGCACCGGTCGGGCCGTGGGACGAATATGACTGGGCCAAATGCACGGCCATGCGCGACTGCAGCAAATATATCCGCATTCCCGACTATCTGGCCACAATCTGGAAAAAAGCGTTTGGCGACAAGGCGACCTTCAACGAAAAACGGGGACAATGGGATTACGTATACTCGGTGGAAGAACTCATTGCCCTGCGTGGCAAGGCATTCCACAAAAAGAAAAACCTGCTCAACCAGTTCAAAAAGAAATATGATTGGGAATACACTCCCATGGATACGGAATGCGTGGAAGAAGTGCTGGACATGCAGGCCGAATGGATTCGCTGGTTCGAGGAAAACAATCCCTCCGAGGCGTTGGTGGCGGAGAACACAGCCATCAAGCGGGTGTTGACCAATCTCGACCGTATCGGCAATCTGCGCGGAGCCACCTTGCGTGTCGATGGAAAAGTCATTGCCTATACTGTGGCCGAACCGTTGTGCGACGATACTGTGGTCATCCATTTTGAAAAGGGCAACATCGCCTACAAAGGCGTCTATCAAGCCATCAATCAAATGTTCCTCGAAAATCAGGGCACCGAATTCACCAACGTGAACCGGGAACAGGATCTGGACGACGAAGGACTGAGAAAGGCAAAACTTTCATACAACCCTTCGTTCTTCCTCAAAAAACATGAAGCATTTATTGAATAG
- a CDS encoding alkaline phosphatase family protein encodes MSLLLSHTARTRARCVVIGLDGLPLELAKSWGDSLPSIARIARQAATIRAELPELSPVNWTSLFTAAGPEEHGVFGFARFDPNTYQSGIANFSQVAVPTIFDQLGERGLVSRVINLPNTYPARPIRGMLVSGFVAESLDQAVYPPFLAQELADKGYRLEADTTRGISDPEHLLNELEATLQSRLDAVEMMWPDLAWDLFVLVFTETDRLFHFLMHAVRDHDHPLHDRCMRFLRLWDKAVGLVLDRYDALPDPKRLIVLADHGFTELKTEVDINALLRQHGWLHQTRIPDNEWDSSCIAGESRAFALDPGRIYLHTRDRFSRSALSREQTVSLVPQICNALENLTYNGEKVIERVFGAAELYPGPFLDRAPDLLCLARPGFDLKAKFNRDEVFGTYGRSGTHTAYGAIFYDSQGHTPKRMRDAGKLILDHFGITS; translated from the coding sequence ATGAGTCTCCTGCTTTCCCATACCGCCCGCACCCGTGCGCGTTGCGTGGTCATCGGATTGGACGGCCTGCCTCTCGAGTTGGCGAAAAGTTGGGGTGACTCCCTGCCCTCCATAGCCCGGATTGCAAGGCAGGCAGCTACAATTCGCGCGGAACTGCCGGAGCTTTCGCCGGTGAACTGGACCTCGCTGTTCACAGCTGCAGGCCCGGAAGAACACGGCGTATTCGGCTTTGCCCGCTTTGACCCGAACACCTATCAGTCCGGCATCGCCAATTTCAGCCAGGTGGCCGTACCCACGATTTTCGACCAACTGGGGGAACGCGGGCTGGTGTCCCGGGTCATCAACCTGCCGAACACCTATCCGGCCCGGCCCATTCGCGGCATGCTGGTTTCTGGTTTTGTGGCTGAAAGCCTTGATCAAGCCGTTTACCCGCCTTTTCTTGCTCAAGAACTCGCAGACAAAGGCTACCGCCTCGAGGCTGATACCACACGCGGCATTTCGGATCCCGAACACCTGCTGAACGAACTGGAGGCTACACTGCAATCGCGGCTGGACGCCGTGGAAATGATGTGGCCCGATCTGGCCTGGGACCTGTTCGTTCTGGTATTCACGGAGACGGACCGGCTTTTCCACTTTCTGATGCACGCGGTGCGGGATCATGATCACCCCCTGCATGACCGCTGCATGCGGTTCCTGCGTCTCTGGGACAAGGCTGTGGGCTTGGTCCTTGACCGCTATGACGCCTTACCCGATCCCAAGCGGCTGATCGTGCTGGCCGATCATGGTTTCACCGAACTCAAGACCGAAGTGGACATCAATGCCCTGCTCCGGCAACATGGTTGGTTGCATCAGACGCGTATCCCGGACAATGAATGGGATTCCAGTTGCATAGCCGGAGAAAGCCGTGCCTTTGCACTTGATCCGGGTCGCATCTACCTGCATACACGAGACCGCTTTTCACGCAGCGCCCTCAGCAGGGAACAAACCGTTTCCCTTGTGCCGCAGATATGCAACGCGCTGGAAAACTTGACCTACAACGGCGAGAAGGTCATTGAAAGAGTCTTCGGCGCAGCAGAATTATACCCCGGCCCCTTTCTGGACCGGGCACCGGATCTGCTCTGCCTTGCTCGGCCCGGCTTCGACCTCAAGGCCAAGTTCAACAGGGACGAAGTCTTCGGCACATACGGACGATCCGGCACACATACGGCCTACGGAGCCATTTTTTACGACTCGCAGGGACACACGCCAAAACGCATGCGTGACGCGGGCAAACTCATTCTCGACCATTTCGGAATTACTTCATGA
- a CDS encoding ATP-dependent helicase: MSIDYENELNAAQFEAVQHTQGPVLVIAGAGSGKTRTIVYRLAHLVEQGVDPSQILLLTFTRKAAQEMLQRTETILGRSLHGTSGGTFHSFAYATLRMNTHDIGFPNGFTLLDRGDSEAIVRDVRSDLQLGKGDKSYPKKNTLLDMITKSRNKERPIDAIVEQEAYHLASYVEDFETISRGYEEFKKNHALVDYDDLLFRLDQLLSENDPLRNQLQARYRYIMVDEYQDTNRVQARIVQQLAGDSGNVMAVGDDAQSIYAFRGANVANILDFPKTFKGAKIIRLEQNYRSVQPILTMTNHILENAQTKFEKKLFSELPSEQLPEVIYPISDQTQARLVTDKIIELGRKYPLHEVAVLFRAGYQSYHLEVALTRIGIKYQKYGGIRFHEAAHVKDVLCLLRLVLNTHDLMAWQRSLEHIKGVGPKTVNKIYEALHTDGKEKYLRTMRTKHQDLDDLLNELDAIRRNPMKPSAIMERIMTFYTPILTAKYPDDYPKRQAGLEQLGQIAANYTELESFLGDLSLDGDPDEEKRKENAVVLSTVHSSKGLEWKAVIIIDCVEDRFPSKKAMNRPEDLEEERRLMYVACTRAMNSLHLFVPKTIYNRFNGVSEPALPSPFVLELPSHTFSRLREAYSGGMEPQISKKATPAAAGHPSGETAGSSNKPSEKLGFCKHKIFGKGKIIARVEPNKYRINFPGFGLKVIIEDYVELL, translated from the coding sequence ATGAGCATAGATTACGAAAACGAACTCAACGCAGCCCAATTCGAAGCCGTCCAACATACCCAAGGCCCGGTTCTGGTCATTGCCGGCGCGGGCAGCGGCAAAACTCGCACCATCGTCTATCGACTGGCCCATCTGGTGGAACAGGGCGTGGACCCGTCACAAATTCTGCTGCTGACCTTCACACGCAAGGCCGCGCAGGAAATGCTCCAGCGGACCGAAACCATCCTCGGCCGCTCCCTGCACGGCACCAGCGGCGGCACGTTCCATTCATTCGCCTACGCCACCCTGCGCATGAATACGCACGACATCGGTTTTCCCAACGGATTCACCCTGCTGGACCGGGGCGACTCCGAAGCCATCGTCCGCGACGTACGCAGCGACCTGCAATTGGGCAAGGGGGACAAGTCCTACCCCAAAAAAAACACCTTGTTGGACATGATTACCAAGTCCCGCAACAAGGAACGCCCCATTGATGCCATTGTTGAGCAGGAGGCCTACCATCTTGCCTCCTATGTCGAGGATTTCGAGACAATTTCCAGGGGATACGAGGAATTCAAAAAAAACCACGCGCTTGTCGACTATGATGATCTCCTCTTCCGGCTCGACCAGTTGCTCTCGGAAAACGACCCCCTGCGCAACCAGCTGCAGGCCCGCTACCGCTACATCATGGTGGACGAATACCAAGACACAAACCGTGTTCAGGCGCGCATCGTCCAACAGCTGGCCGGAGACTCCGGCAATGTCATGGCCGTTGGCGACGACGCCCAGTCCATTTATGCGTTTCGCGGTGCCAACGTGGCCAACATTCTGGATTTTCCCAAGACCTTCAAGGGCGCAAAGATCATCCGGCTGGAACAGAACTACCGCAGCGTTCAGCCCATCCTGACCATGACCAACCACATTCTGGAAAACGCGCAAACCAAATTTGAAAAAAAGCTGTTTTCCGAACTGCCCAGCGAGCAACTGCCCGAGGTCATTTATCCCATCAGCGACCAGACACAGGCCCGGCTGGTCACGGACAAAATCATCGAACTGGGCAGAAAATACCCGCTGCACGAAGTGGCCGTGCTCTTCCGCGCGGGCTACCAATCCTACCACCTTGAAGTGGCGCTCACGCGCATCGGCATCAAATACCAGAAATACGGCGGCATCCGCTTTCACGAAGCCGCACACGTCAAGGATGTGCTCTGCCTGCTGCGGCTCGTGCTGAATACGCACGACCTCATGGCATGGCAGCGTTCATTGGAGCACATCAAGGGGGTCGGCCCGAAGACGGTCAACAAGATATACGAGGCCCTGCACACCGACGGAAAGGAAAAATACCTGCGCACCATGCGCACAAAGCATCAGGACCTTGACGACCTGCTCAACGAACTGGACGCCATCCGCCGCAACCCCATGAAGCCCTCAGCGATCATGGAGCGGATCATGACCTTTTACACGCCGATCCTCACGGCCAAATACCCGGACGACTACCCTAAGCGTCAGGCCGGCCTTGAGCAACTCGGCCAGATCGCGGCCAACTATACGGAGCTTGAATCATTTCTTGGCGACCTGAGCCTTGATGGGGACCCGGACGAGGAAAAACGCAAGGAAAACGCCGTGGTGCTTTCAACAGTCCATTCCTCCAAGGGACTGGAATGGAAGGCCGTGATCATCATTGACTGCGTGGAAGACCGCTTTCCTTCCAAAAAAGCCATGAACCGCCCCGAAGATTTGGAAGAGGAACGGCGGCTCATGTACGTGGCCTGCACGCGGGCCATGAATTCCCTGCACCTTTTCGTACCCAAGACCATATACAACAGGTTCAACGGGGTTTCCGAACCTGCCCTGCCCAGCCCGTTTGTCCTCGAATTGCCGAGCCACACATTTTCCCGCCTACGTGAGGCCTATTCCGGCGGCATGGAACCGCAAATCTCGAAAAAGGCTACTCCTGCAGCAGCAGGCCATCCCTCCGGAGAAACGGCGGGATCATCGAATAAGCCGTCCGAAAAACTGGGATTCTGCAAACACAAGATATTCGGCAAGGGCAAAATCATCGCCCGGGTGGAACCCAACAAATACCGCATCAATTTTCCGGGATTCGGCCTCAAGGTCATCATTGAAGACTACGTGGAACTGCTCTAA
- the thiL gene encoding thiamine-phosphate kinase has product MSIQSEEAFLSLIDEHFATDSAALELGRGDDCAVLSQGGPFCVSSDLFLEDIHFRRSYFSPQDIGYKALAVNVSDIAAMGGRPLAFTMDLMIPSGLDRSFWEKFFSGMAALARQNDMPLAGGDLSRSDKLGVSISIWGTPGPSGRFIPRTGGNPGDVLFVCGEPGLARAGLSLLEKDGIKAAETFPQAVQAHLRPKPKTMVANLLSAAGTSSLMDVSDGLARDLPRLLGSKPGADLTVSPDMIHDEVIRFAEQTDVTAEDVFMVGGEDYALLGTAAPEAFKSKILTIPGVRALGRINDSGTITVNGTPFTLNGFDHFDA; this is encoded by the coding sequence ATGAGCATACAGTCCGAAGAAGCATTTTTGTCCCTGATCGACGAACACTTTGCCACGGACAGCGCCGCCCTTGAACTGGGGCGCGGCGACGACTGCGCAGTGCTGTCCCAAGGCGGCCCGTTCTGCGTCAGCTCGGACCTCTTTCTCGAAGACATTCATTTCCGCAGAAGCTATTTTTCCCCGCAGGACATCGGCTACAAGGCCCTTGCCGTGAATGTCAGCGACATCGCGGCCATGGGCGGCAGACCGCTGGCCTTTACCATGGACCTGATGATCCCTTCAGGGCTTGACCGTTCCTTCTGGGAAAAATTCTTTTCCGGCATGGCCGCCCTAGCCCGGCAAAACGACATGCCGCTGGCAGGAGGCGACTTGAGCCGGTCTGATAAACTGGGCGTTTCCATTTCCATATGGGGCACTCCCGGCCCGAGCGGCCGGTTCATTCCCCGCACCGGCGGCAACCCCGGCGACGTTCTCTTTGTTTGCGGGGAACCGGGCCTTGCTCGTGCAGGGCTCTCCCTTCTCGAAAAGGATGGAATCAAGGCCGCCGAAACATTTCCCCAAGCGGTTCAGGCCCACCTGCGTCCCAAACCGAAAACAATGGTGGCGAACCTCCTGTCCGCAGCAGGCACATCCAGCCTCATGGACGTTTCCGACGGACTGGCACGAGACCTACCGCGGCTGCTCGGCAGCAAGCCGGGAGCGGACCTGACCGTCAGCCCGGACATGATCCATGACGAGGTTATCCGGTTTGCCGAACAGACAGACGTCACAGCGGAAGACGTGTTCATGGTGGGCGGCGAAGACTACGCCCTGCTCGGAACCGCCGCCCCGGAAGCCTTCAAGTCCAAGATTCTGACCATCCCGGGCGTACGCGCTCTGGGAAGGATAAACGATTCCGGCACCATTACCGTAAACGGGACACCGTTCACCTTGAACGGATTCGACCACTTCGACGCATAA
- the tsaA gene encoding tRNA (N6-threonylcarbamoyladenosine(37)-N6)-methyltransferase TrmO, producing MDLKTIGIVRSSITKPNGPAKMEHEPGAVRARIEIDPQYAEAMVGLEPGMEIDLFTWLHLGRRDVMQVHPRGDKSRPMRGVFATRSPWRPNPIGLHRVTIAAIPSPLCIEVDKLEAIDQTPVIDIKTKPSSVRP from the coding sequence ATGGACCTCAAGACCATCGGCATTGTCCGCTCAAGCATCACGAAACCCAACGGTCCGGCAAAAATGGAACACGAACCCGGTGCTGTCCGGGCCAGAATAGAAATCGATCCACAATATGCCGAAGCCATGGTCGGCCTTGAACCGGGCATGGAAATCGACCTCTTCACATGGTTGCATCTGGGCAGGCGCGACGTCATGCAGGTGCATCCCCGCGGGGACAAGAGCCGCCCCATGCGCGGTGTTTTTGCCACCCGCTCTCCATGGCGACCCAATCCCATCGGACTGCACAGGGTAACCATCGCAGCCATCCCCTCGCCGCTGTGCATAGAGGTGGACAAACTGGAAGCCATCGACCAAACCCCGGTCATCGACATCAAGACCAAACCTTCCAGCGTGCGCCCCTAA
- a CDS encoding DUF2179 domain-containing protein: protein MAMETLYLGLLVFVAEAAVLTLGTIRVMVSMLGERRTALVLGVLEMLIWVLGTSTVIMRVGEIPFLAVCYALGFGVGTALGITCEKKLAMGNVVLRIISQSSGKSIAALVREAGYGITTVTGEGVEGPVTVQFVVCKRKDMKEVLDVARSVDPDLFYTYETAGASKVHRPQRAGVWSRLACRRPWPVRQA, encoded by the coding sequence ATGGCAATGGAAACACTCTATCTGGGGCTGCTGGTATTTGTGGCCGAAGCTGCGGTTTTAACGCTCGGAACCATCCGTGTGATGGTTTCCATGCTTGGAGAGCGCAGGACCGCGCTGGTGCTCGGCGTTCTGGAAATGCTCATATGGGTTTTGGGAACCTCTACGGTGATCATGCGTGTGGGCGAAATTCCGTTTCTGGCAGTTTGCTATGCCCTTGGTTTCGGTGTGGGAACCGCGTTGGGCATTACCTGTGAAAAGAAGCTGGCTATGGGCAATGTGGTTTTGCGGATCATCAGCCAGAGCTCTGGCAAGTCCATTGCCGCGCTGGTGCGCGAGGCAGGTTATGGCATCACCACGGTGACGGGCGAAGGTGTGGAGGGTCCTGTCACCGTGCAATTTGTGGTTTGCAAACGCAAGGACATGAAGGAAGTGCTGGATGTTGCCAGAAGCGTGGATCCGGATCTGTTTTATACGTATGAAACAGCTGGAGCGTCCAAGGTGCATCGGCCACAGCGGGCCGGTGTGTGGTCGCGTCTTGCGTGCCGCAGGCCGTGGCCCGTTCGCCAGGCGTAA
- the ilvC gene encoding ketol-acid reductoisomerase — MKVYYEKDADLKLLKDKTVAIIGYGSQGHAHAQNLRDSGIKVVVGQRPGGPNYDLAKEHGFEPVSAAEAAKQADLIMILLPDQVQASVFKNDIAPNLEAGNVLAFGHGFNIHFQQIVPPADVDSILIAPKGPGHMVRRTYTEGGAVPALVGVSQDASGKALEIGLAYAKGIGATRSGVIETTFKEETETDLFGEQAVLCGGLTELCKAGFETLVEAGYQPEVAYFECLHELKLIIDLMYEGGMATMRYSISDTAEFGDYVTGPRVIGEESRKAMKDVLKEIQNGTFAHKFILDNQAGQPILRAQRRLGQEHQIEEVGSRLREMMSWLKK; from the coding sequence ATGAAAGTTTATTACGAAAAGGATGCCGACCTCAAACTGCTCAAGGACAAGACGGTTGCCATCATCGGTTATGGCAGTCAGGGGCATGCACATGCGCAGAACCTGCGTGATTCCGGCATCAAGGTCGTCGTGGGCCAGCGTCCTGGCGGTCCCAACTATGACCTTGCCAAGGAGCACGGCTTTGAACCCGTGTCCGCGGCCGAGGCCGCCAAGCAGGCCGACCTGATCATGATCCTGCTGCCGGATCAGGTTCAGGCTTCCGTGTTCAAGAACGATATCGCTCCGAACCTCGAAGCCGGCAATGTGCTGGCATTCGGTCACGGATTCAACATCCATTTCCAGCAGATCGTTCCTCCGGCGGACGTCGACAGCATTCTGATTGCCCCCAAGGGGCCGGGCCACATGGTGCGTCGGACTTATACCGAGGGCGGAGCCGTTCCGGCGCTGGTCGGCGTGTCTCAGGACGCTTCCGGCAAGGCGCTGGAGATCGGTCTTGCCTATGCCAAGGGCATCGGCGCCACCCGTTCCGGCGTTATCGAGACGACATTCAAGGAAGAAACCGAAACCGACCTGTTCGGTGAACAGGCCGTGCTTTGCGGTGGTTTGACCGAGCTGTGCAAGGCCGGTTTCGAAACGTTGGTGGAAGCCGGATATCAGCCTGAAGTGGCCTACTTCGAATGCCTGCACGAACTCAAGCTGATCATCGACCTGATGTATGAAGGCGGCATGGCCACCATGCGTTATTCCATCTCGGACACGGCCGAGTTCGGCGATTACGTCACCGGACCCCGTGTTATTGGCGAGGAAAGCCGTAAAGCCATGAAGGATGTGCTCAAGGAAATCCAGAACGGTACCTTCGCCCACAAGTTCATTCTGGATAACCAGGCTGGTCAGCCCATCCTGCGGGCACAGCGTCGTCTTGGTCAGGAACATCAAATTGAAGAAGTCGGTTCCCGTCTTCGCGAAATGATGAGCTGGCTCAAGAAATAG
- the ilvN gene encoding acetolactate synthase small subunit encodes MRHTLSVMVENEPGVLSRVAGLFSGRGFNIESLNVAPTLEKGVSLMTIVAEGDEAIIEQIVKQLRKLVPVITVKDLTEVQSVERETVLLKLNAEDSKRAEILRVTDIFRCKIVDVSCDELTVECTGDRGKIKAIVNLLGRFGIKEIARTGNVAMKRSMQMD; translated from the coding sequence ATGAGACATACGCTTTCCGTCATGGTTGAGAACGAGCCCGGCGTCCTTTCCAGGGTTGCGGGGTTGTTCAGTGGCCGTGGCTTTAACATCGAGTCCCTCAACGTGGCACCCACCCTGGAAAAGGGTGTTTCCCTCATGACCATTGTCGCCGAGGGTGACGAAGCCATTATCGAACAGATCGTAAAACAGCTTCGCAAGCTGGTTCCCGTTATCACGGTCAAGGACCTGACCGAGGTTCAGTCCGTGGAGCGCGAGACCGTGTTGCTCAAGCTTAATGCGGAAGATTCCAAGCGGGCCGAAATCCTGCGTGTGACCGATATTTTCCGTTGCAAAATCGTGGACGTGAGCTGCGACGAGCTGACGGTCGAATGTACGGGAGACCGGGGCAAGATCAAGGCCATCGTCAACCTTCTCGGCCGGTTTGGCATCAAGGAAATTGCCCGTACCGGCAATGTGGCCATGAAACGGTCCATGCAGATGGACTGA